A genomic segment from Streptomyces sp. NBC_01233 encodes:
- a CDS encoding thiol-disulfide oxidoreductase DCC family protein, whose protein sequence is MTAAAAPVRSLTVLYDAGCPLCVHIRHWLLAQRWLVPLALVPAASWEAQRRFPRLDHASTLREITVIGDSGQVWTGTDAFIVCLWALAEHRLRANWLATAAGRPFARAAMYTASAWRQAVRTGGGPEGAEGPACDDQCPVPR, encoded by the coding sequence GTGACGGCCGCCGCCGCGCCCGTGCGGAGCCTGACCGTCCTCTACGACGCCGGCTGCCCGCTCTGCGTGCACATCCGGCACTGGCTGCTCGCGCAGCGGTGGCTGGTCCCGCTCGCCCTGGTCCCCGCCGCTTCGTGGGAGGCGCAGCGGCGGTTCCCCCGCCTCGACCACGCGTCGACGCTGCGGGAGATCACCGTCATCGGGGACTCGGGGCAGGTGTGGACCGGGACCGACGCCTTCATCGTGTGCCTGTGGGCGCTGGCCGAACACCGGCTGAGGGCCAACTGGCTGGCCACCGCGGCCGGCCGGCCCTTCGCCCGGGCCGCCATGTACACCGCCTCCGCCTGGCGGCAGGCGGTACGGACCGGGGGCGGGCCCGAGGGCGCGGAGGGACCGGCCTGTGACGACCAGTGCCCGGTCCCCCGATAG
- a CDS encoding L,D-transpeptidase family protein has product MQRQRVIIRTIGVATAVALAATACGPQKSESAGSASPASSSPTAGASPEASPTTDNKPGEVSPSASASPSASASPSASPSPSVKQVMANGDDSDQVRELQARLRQLKLMSVAPTGFYGSKTTAAVKSFQSKNGLNATGSVDDATWKKIQKSSKKPTADELRPPTVNEVDAPDPRCMEGRVMCISKESRTLAWMIDGKVISTMDVRFGSENTPTREGVFKVDRKEKEWTSTLYHTAMPYSMFFSGGQAVHYSADFAARGYNGASHGCVNVRDKGKLSSLFGQVNVGDKVVVYW; this is encoded by the coding sequence ATGCAGCGCCAGAGAGTCATAATCCGCACGATCGGGGTTGCCACCGCCGTCGCGCTCGCCGCGACCGCCTGCGGGCCGCAGAAGTCGGAGTCCGCCGGCTCCGCTTCCCCGGCTTCGTCCTCGCCCACGGCGGGCGCCTCCCCCGAAGCCTCACCGACCACCGACAACAAGCCCGGCGAGGTCTCGCCGTCGGCCTCCGCTTCGCCCTCCGCCTCGGCTTCCCCGTCGGCCTCTCCTTCGCCCTCGGTGAAGCAGGTCATGGCCAACGGCGACGACAGCGACCAGGTGCGCGAGCTCCAGGCACGACTGCGGCAGCTCAAGCTGATGTCGGTCGCGCCGACCGGTTTCTACGGTTCGAAGACCACGGCCGCGGTCAAGTCCTTCCAGTCGAAGAACGGTCTGAACGCGACCGGTTCGGTCGACGACGCCACCTGGAAGAAGATCCAGAAGTCCAGCAAGAAGCCCACCGCCGACGAGCTGCGCCCGCCGACCGTCAACGAGGTCGACGCGCCGGACCCGCGCTGCATGGAGGGCCGGGTCATGTGCATCAGCAAGGAGAGCCGCACCCTCGCCTGGATGATCGACGGCAAGGTCATCTCCACCATGGACGTGCGCTTCGGTTCGGAGAACACCCCGACCCGCGAGGGCGTCTTCAAGGTGGACCGCAAGGAGAAGGAGTGGACGTCCACGCTCTACCACACGGCCATGCCGTACTCGATGTTCTTCAGCGGCGGCCAGGCCGTGCACTACTCGGCCGACTTCGCGGCCCGCGGCTACAACGGCGCCTCGCACGGCTGCGTGAACGTCCGGGACAAGGGCAAGCTGTCGAGCCTCTTCGGCCAGGTGAACGTCGGCGACAAGGTCGTCGTGTACTGGTGA
- a CDS encoding LysE family transporter: MLGVTNLTGSFVYLTLLIFGGTRLSEAFRRRKRLSAGATSAAGVLFLGFAAKLAVS; encoded by the coding sequence ATGCTGGGTGTCACCAACCTGACCGGCAGCTTCGTGTACCTGACGCTGCTGATCTTCGGCGGCACCCGGCTCTCGGAGGCCTTCCGCCGGCGCAAGCGGCTGTCGGCCGGCGCCACCTCCGCGGCGGGCGTGCTCTTCCTCGGCTTCGCGGCCAAGCTCGCCGTCAGCTGA
- a CDS encoding succinate dehydrogenase iron-sulfur subunit, producing the protein MATPTLDKMEAAAAASPFITVTFRIRRFNPEISEESTWQDFQVEIDPKERVLDGLHKIKWDLDGTLTFRRSCAHGICGSDAMRINGKNRLACKTLIKDINPEKPITVEAIKGLTVMKDLVVDMEPFFQAYRDVMPFLVTKGNEPTRERLQSAEDRERFDDTTKCILCAACTSSCPVFWNDGQYFGPAAIVNAHRFIFDSRDEAGEQRLEILNDKDGVWRCRTTFNCTDACPRGIEVTKAIQEVKRALITRRF; encoded by the coding sequence ATGGCCACCCCCACCCTGGACAAGATGGAGGCGGCGGCCGCCGCCTCGCCGTTCATCACGGTCACCTTCCGGATCCGCCGCTTCAACCCGGAGATCTCCGAGGAGTCGACCTGGCAGGACTTCCAGGTCGAGATCGACCCGAAGGAGCGCGTGCTCGACGGTCTCCACAAGATCAAGTGGGACCTCGACGGCACGCTGACCTTCCGCCGCTCGTGCGCGCACGGCATCTGCGGCTCCGACGCGATGCGGATCAACGGCAAGAACAGGCTCGCCTGCAAGACGCTGATCAAGGACATCAACCCGGAGAAGCCGATCACCGTCGAGGCCATCAAGGGCCTCACGGTGATGAAGGACCTCGTGGTCGACATGGAGCCCTTCTTCCAGGCGTACCGCGACGTCATGCCGTTCCTGGTCACCAAGGGCAACGAGCCGACGCGCGAGCGCCTGCAGTCCGCCGAGGACCGCGAGCGCTTCGACGACACCACCAAGTGCATCCTGTGCGCCGCGTGCACGTCCTCGTGCCCGGTGTTCTGGAACGACGGGCAGTACTTCGGCCCGGCGGCGATCGTCAACGCGCACCGCTTCATCTTCGACTCGCGTGACGAGGCCGGCGAGCAGCGGCTGGAGATCCTGAACGACAAGGACGGCGTGTGGCGCTGCCGCACGACCTTCAACTGCACCGATGCCTGCCCGCGCGGCATCGAGGTCACGAAGGCGATCCAGGAAGTCAAGCGCGCCCTGATCACCCGCCGCTTCTAG
- a CDS encoding 2-oxo-4-hydroxy-4-carboxy-5-ureidoimidazoline decarboxylase, with the protein MGEKSAGCSHPSHGSGLARFNTLSPETAHAVLLQCCGSRRWAHRVATHRPYPDPDALLAAADEASYDLSQADLTEALAAESSAELDHGAPYAALLALDAAHAEYERKFGHAFVICLAGHPPEEQADQLLGAIRRRMTHEVDEERSISADELRRVAQARLWDLTRWLTSTDGPTASEIGLFAPVG; encoded by the coding sequence CTGGGGGAGAAGTCTGCGGGGTGCTCCCATCCTTCTCACGGCTCCGGGCTGGCACGGTTCAACACCCTGTCCCCCGAGACCGCCCACGCCGTCCTGCTGCAGTGCTGCGGGAGCCGCCGCTGGGCGCACCGGGTGGCCACCCACCGCCCCTACCCGGATCCGGACGCCCTGCTCGCCGCCGCGGACGAGGCCTCGTACGACCTCTCCCAGGCCGACCTGACCGAGGCGCTGGCCGCGGAGAGTTCGGCGGAGCTGGACCACGGCGCGCCGTACGCCGCCCTGCTGGCCCTCGACGCGGCGCACGCGGAGTACGAACGGAAATTCGGCCACGCCTTCGTGATCTGCCTCGCAGGGCATCCGCCGGAGGAGCAGGCGGACCAGCTGCTGGGGGCGATCCGCCGCAGGATGACGCACGAGGTGGACGAGGAGCGCTCGATCTCGGCGGACGAGCTGCGCCGCGTCGCACAGGCCCGGCTCTGGGATCTGACACGCTGGCTGACCTCGACGGATGGGCCGACTGCCTCGGAAATCGGGCTATTCGCCCCTGTGGGATAG
- a CDS encoding RNA polymerase sigma factor produces MLGDDAELTAAVLAAQDGDENAFRAVYRAVHPRLLGYVRTLVGDGDAEDVTSEAWLQIARDLDSFTGDADRFRGWAARIARNRALDHIRMRGRRPAIGGDDTELTSWAAECDTAGAAMESLDTGRTMALIAKLPQDQAEAVVLRVVVGLDAKSAAETLGKRPGAVRTAAHRGLKKLAELLGEEGSDGGFGPDPGTGAESAATVGHNAGGQPWDGGGGRDLDAVPAQRGRGGGFVEQTGVTHSRWRTQKDM; encoded by the coding sequence TTGCTGGGGGACGACGCGGAGCTGACCGCCGCGGTGCTCGCGGCACAGGACGGCGACGAGAACGCGTTCCGTGCTGTGTACCGCGCCGTGCACCCACGCCTGCTCGGATACGTACGCACGCTCGTCGGGGACGGCGACGCCGAGGACGTGACCTCCGAGGCCTGGCTGCAGATCGCCCGCGACCTCGACTCCTTCACCGGAGACGCCGACCGCTTCCGCGGCTGGGCCGCCCGCATCGCCCGCAACCGGGCACTCGACCACATCCGCATGCGCGGCCGCCGTCCCGCCATCGGCGGCGACGACACCGAGCTGACGAGCTGGGCCGCCGAGTGCGACACCGCCGGCGCGGCGATGGAGTCCCTCGACACCGGGCGCACCATGGCGCTCATAGCCAAACTTCCGCAGGACCAGGCCGAGGCCGTCGTCCTGCGGGTCGTGGTCGGGCTGGACGCCAAGAGCGCGGCCGAGACCCTCGGCAAGCGCCCCGGCGCCGTACGGACCGCGGCGCACCGGGGTTTGAAGAAGCTGGCCGAGCTGCTCGGCGAAGAGGGTTCGGACGGCGGATTCGGGCCCGACCCGGGCACCGGCGCGGAGTCGGCCGCGACGGTCGGCCATAATGCCGGTGGCCAGCCGTGGGACGGCGGGGGCGGGAGGGATCTCGACGCCGTACCCGCACAGCGCGGCCGAGGCGGGGGCTTCGTAGAGCAAACCGGTGTGACGCATTCACGTTGGCGGACGCAGAAGGACATGTGA
- the sdhA gene encoding succinate dehydrogenase flavoprotein subunit produces the protein MKIHKYDTVIVGAGGAGMRAAIESTKRSRTAVLTKLYPTRSHTGAAQGGMAAALANVEEDNWEWHTFDTVKGGDYLVDQDAAEILAKEAIDAVLDLEKMGLPFNRTPDGTIDQRRFGGHSRNHGEAPVRRSCYAADRTGHMILQTLYQNCVKEGVEFFNEFYVLDQLLVEEDGVKKSAGVVAYELATGEIHVFQAKAVIYASGGTGKFFKVTSNAHTLTGDGQAACYRRGLPLEDMEFFQFHPTGIWRMGILLTEGARGEGGILRNKDGERFMEKYAPVMKDLASRDVVSRSIYTEIREGRGCGPAGDHVYLDLTHLPPEQLDAKLPDITEFARTYLGIEPYTDPIPIQPTAHYAMGGIPTNVEGEVLSDNTTVVPGLYAAGEVACVSVHGANRLGTNSLLDINVFGKRSGIAAARYSQENDYVELPENPAQQVIDLVEHLRNSTGNERVAELRLELQETMDACVMVFRTEQTIKTAVEKIAELRERYKNVSVQDKGKRFNTDLLEAIELGNLLDLAEVMAVSALARKESRGGHYREDYPNRDDVNFMRHTMAYREVGDDGKDSVRLDYKPVVVTRYQPMERKY, from the coding sequence ATGAAGATCCACAAGTACGACACCGTCATCGTCGGCGCGGGCGGCGCGGGCATGCGCGCCGCCATCGAGTCGACGAAGCGCAGCCGCACCGCCGTGCTGACGAAGCTCTACCCCACCCGCTCCCACACGGGCGCCGCGCAGGGCGGCATGGCTGCCGCGCTGGCCAACGTGGAAGAGGACAACTGGGAGTGGCACACCTTCGACACGGTCAAGGGCGGTGACTACCTGGTCGACCAGGACGCCGCCGAGATCCTGGCGAAGGAGGCCATCGACGCCGTCCTCGACCTGGAGAAGATGGGCCTGCCGTTCAACCGCACCCCGGACGGCACCATCGACCAGCGCCGCTTCGGCGGCCACTCGCGCAACCACGGCGAGGCCCCGGTCCGCCGGTCCTGCTACGCCGCGGACCGCACCGGTCACATGATCCTCCAGACGCTGTACCAGAACTGCGTCAAGGAGGGCGTGGAGTTCTTCAACGAGTTCTACGTCCTGGACCAGCTCCTCGTCGAGGAGGACGGCGTCAAGAAGTCGGCCGGTGTGGTCGCGTACGAGCTCGCCACCGGCGAGATCCACGTGTTCCAGGCCAAGGCCGTCATCTACGCCTCCGGCGGCACCGGCAAGTTCTTCAAGGTGACCTCCAACGCGCACACCCTCACGGGTGACGGCCAGGCGGCCTGCTACCGCCGCGGCCTGCCGCTCGAGGACATGGAGTTCTTCCAGTTCCACCCGACGGGCATCTGGCGCATGGGCATCCTGCTGACGGAGGGCGCCCGCGGTGAGGGCGGCATCCTCCGCAACAAGGACGGCGAGCGCTTCATGGAGAAGTACGCGCCGGTCATGAAGGACCTCGCGTCCCGTGACGTCGTCTCGCGCTCCATCTACACCGAGATCCGTGAGGGCCGCGGCTGCGGTCCGGCCGGTGACCACGTGTACCTGGACCTGACGCACCTGCCGCCGGAGCAGCTCGACGCGAAGCTCCCGGACATCACCGAGTTCGCGCGCACCTACCTGGGCATCGAGCCGTACACGGACCCGATCCCGATCCAGCCCACCGCGCACTACGCCATGGGCGGCATCCCGACCAACGTCGAGGGTGAGGTCCTCAGCGACAACACCACCGTCGTCCCGGGCCTGTACGCGGCCGGCGAGGTCGCGTGCGTGTCGGTGCACGGCGCGAACCGCCTGGGCACCAACTCGCTGCTGGACATCAACGTCTTCGGCAAGCGCTCCGGTATCGCCGCGGCCAGGTACTCGCAGGAGAACGACTACGTCGAGCTCCCGGAGAACCCGGCGCAGCAGGTCATCGACCTCGTCGAGCACCTGCGCAACTCCACGGGCAACGAGCGGGTCGCCGAGCTGCGTCTGGAGCTCCAGGAGACGATGGACGCGTGCGTGATGGTGTTCCGTACGGAGCAGACCATCAAGACCGCGGTCGAGAAGATCGCGGAGCTGCGCGAGCGCTACAAGAACGTGTCCGTCCAGGACAAGGGCAAGCGCTTCAACACGGACCTGCTGGAGGCCATCGAGCTGGGCAACCTGCTCGACCTGGCCGAGGTCATGGCCGTGTCCGCGCTGGCGCGCAAGGAGTCCCGCGGCGGTCACTACCGCGAGGACTACCCGAACCGCGACGACGTCAACTTCATGCGCCACACCATGGCGTACCGCGAGGTCGGCGACGACGGCAAGGATTCCGTCCGGCTGGACTACAAGCCCGTCGTCGTCACCCGCTACCAGCCGATGGAGCGTAAGTACTGA
- the sdhC gene encoding succinate dehydrogenase, cytochrome b556 subunit encodes MPAGTLYRGREGMWSWVAHRVTGVLIFFFLFVHVLDTALVRVSPEAYDDVVATYKTPIVALLEYGLVAAILFHALNGLRVIAVDFWSKGPRYQKHMLWSVVGIWIVLMFGALYPVLGHAYLELFGK; translated from the coding sequence GTGCCGGCTGGAACGTTGTACCGCGGCCGGGAAGGAATGTGGTCCTGGGTGGCTCATCGAGTCACCGGCGTCCTCATTTTCTTCTTCCTGTTCGTACACGTCCTCGACACCGCACTCGTCCGCGTCTCCCCCGAGGCGTACGACGATGTCGTGGCTACCTACAAGACTCCGATCGTCGCGCTGCTGGAGTACGGCCTCGTCGCCGCAATCCTGTTCCACGCGCTCAACGGTCTCCGTGTCATCGCCGTGGACTTCTGGTCCAAGGGCCCCCGCTACCAGAAGCACATGCTCTGGTCCGTCGTGGGCATCTGGATCGTGCTGATGTTCGGGGCCCTGTACCCCGTGCTGGGCCACGCCTACCTTGAACTGTTCGGGAAGTGA
- a CDS encoding succinate dehydrogenase hydrophobic membrane anchor subunit — protein sequence MSSDTSSVDMTKGVGDVEGVSLYDVDNPAPYIEAPRKRTGKTPRSTRGNFEMVAWLFMRLSGIVLVVLVIGHLLIQLVLDGGVSKIGFAFVAGRWASPFWQVWDLLMLWLAMLHGANGLRTVINDYAERANTRLWLKGLLYTATVFTILLGTLVIFTFDPNIR from the coding sequence ATGTCTTCTGACACTTCTTCCGTCGACATGACCAAGGGCGTCGGCGACGTCGAGGGCGTGTCCCTCTACGACGTCGACAACCCGGCGCCCTACATCGAGGCCCCGCGCAAGCGCACGGGCAAGACCCCGCGCTCGACCCGCGGCAACTTCGAGATGGTCGCGTGGCTCTTCATGCGCCTCTCGGGCATCGTGCTCGTCGTCCTGGTCATCGGCCACCTGCTGATCCAGCTGGTGCTCGACGGCGGCGTCTCCAAGATCGGCTTCGCCTTCGTGGCCGGCCGGTGGGCTTCCCCGTTCTGGCAGGTCTGGGACCTGCTGATGCTGTGGCTGGCCATGCTGCACGGCGCCAACGGTCTGCGTACGGTCATCAACGACTACGCGGAGCGCGCCAACACGCGGCTGTGGCTGAAGGGCCTGCTCTACACCGCCACGGTGTTCACCATCCTTCTGGGCACGCTGGTGATCTTCACCTTCGACCCGAACATCCGCTAG
- a CDS encoding acyl-CoA mutase large subunit family protein, with protein MARTESGLPIEPVYEPGDLTGWDPAAALGEPGDFPYTRGIYPNMYTGRPWTMRQYAGFGTAAESNARYRQLIAGGGTGLSVAFDLPTQMGHDSDAPLAHGEVGKVGVAVDSVDDMRTLFDGIPLDRVSTSMTINAPAALLLLLYQLVAEEQGIPGGQLTGTVQNDVLKEYIARGTYIFPPEPSLRLTADTFRYCRAEIPKWNTISISGYHMAEAGASPAQEVAFTLADGIAYVRTALAAGMAVDEFAPRLSFFFVSRTTLLEEVAKFRAARRIWARVMREEFGARDPKSLMLRFHTQTAGVQLTAQQPELNLVRVAVQALAAVLGGTQSLHTNSFDEAIALPTEKSARLALRTQQVLAYETDVPHTVDPFAGSYAVERMTDELEAAALALMRRVEDQGGAVAAIENGFQKGEIERNAYRIAQETESGERVVVGVNRFALDREEPYEPLRVDPAIEARQCAALARLRAERDAAAVSAALAALREAAAGTENVLYPMKEALRARATVGEVCGALREVWGTYEPTDSTW; from the coding sequence ATGGCACGCACCGAGAGCGGACTCCCGATCGAACCCGTCTACGAACCCGGCGACCTGACGGGGTGGGACCCCGCGGCCGCCCTGGGCGAACCGGGCGATTTCCCCTACACCAGGGGGATTTATCCGAACATGTACACCGGTCGGCCATGGACCATGCGGCAGTACGCCGGTTTCGGCACCGCCGCCGAGTCCAACGCCCGCTACCGGCAGCTCATCGCCGGCGGCGGCACCGGACTCTCCGTCGCCTTCGACCTGCCGACCCAGATGGGACACGACTCCGACGCCCCGCTCGCGCACGGCGAGGTCGGCAAGGTCGGGGTCGCCGTCGACTCCGTCGACGACATGCGGACGCTGTTCGACGGGATCCCGCTCGACCGGGTCTCCACCTCCATGACCATCAACGCGCCCGCCGCACTGCTCCTGCTGCTCTACCAGCTGGTCGCGGAGGAACAGGGCATCCCGGGCGGGCAGCTGACGGGCACGGTCCAGAACGACGTCCTGAAGGAGTACATCGCGCGGGGGACGTACATCTTCCCGCCCGAGCCCTCGCTCCGGCTGACGGCCGACACCTTCCGCTACTGCCGGGCAGAGATCCCCAAGTGGAACACCATCTCCATCTCCGGCTACCACATGGCCGAAGCGGGGGCCTCGCCCGCGCAGGAGGTGGCCTTCACGCTCGCCGACGGCATCGCCTACGTCCGTACGGCCCTGGCCGCCGGGATGGCGGTCGACGAGTTCGCGCCCCGGCTCTCCTTCTTCTTCGTCTCCCGCACCACCCTGCTGGAGGAGGTCGCGAAGTTCCGCGCGGCCCGGCGGATCTGGGCCCGCGTCATGCGCGAGGAGTTCGGGGCGAGGGATCCGAAGTCGCTGATGCTGCGCTTCCACACCCAGACGGCCGGGGTCCAGCTGACCGCGCAGCAGCCCGAGCTGAACCTCGTACGGGTGGCCGTGCAGGCGCTCGCCGCCGTCCTGGGCGGCACGCAGTCCCTGCACACCAACTCCTTCGACGAGGCCATCGCGCTGCCGACGGAGAAGTCGGCCCGCCTCGCGCTGCGCACCCAGCAGGTCCTCGCGTACGAGACGGACGTGCCGCACACCGTGGACCCCTTCGCCGGGTCGTACGCCGTGGAGCGGATGACGGACGAGCTGGAGGCGGCGGCGCTCGCGCTGATGCGGCGGGTCGAGGACCAGGGCGGGGCGGTGGCCGCGATCGAGAACGGCTTCCAGAAGGGCGAGATCGAGCGGAACGCCTACCGCATCGCGCAGGAGACCGAGAGCGGGGAGCGGGTGGTGGTCGGCGTCAACCGTTTCGCGCTCGACCGGGAGGAGCCGTACGAGCCGCTGCGCGTGGACCCGGCCATCGAGGCGCGGCAGTGCGCGGCGCTGGCGCGGCTGCGGGCGGAGCGGGACGCGGCGGCGGTCTCGGCGGCGCTCGCGGCCCTGCGGGAGGCGGCCGCGGGAACGGAGAACGTGCTGTACCCGATGAAGGAGGCGCTGCGGGCGCGGGCCACGGTGGGGGAGGTGTGCGGGGCGCTGCGGGAGGTGTGGGGGACGTACGAGCCGACGGATTCCACATGGTGA